Below is a window of Planococcus sp. MSAK28401 DNA.
CGTTTAATAGTCTCTCACGCGAATCGGTTTCCTCTTCTTCTACACAGAGAATCGGGATCTCTAAATTCTTAATTTGAAGAAGCTGCTCGACAGTCTCGGTGTTTTCTTTATTAAGAAGAATCACAAGAAGTGCTATGTTTTGCCGGTGATGAATGTTTTTTAGAACTGAAACAGTTTCTTGATTAACGATCGTATGTTGGGGATAATGCTGCGACAATAGCACTTTCAATCGGTTCTTTTTATTGTCCGTTTTTCCAATAACGTGAATTTCCATCTCATCTCTCCTAAAAAAAAGCGCACCCCTCCAAACCGAATATACTCGGTTTTTGGAGGGGTGCGCCCTTTGGTTTAAATTGTCTCTCTATTATATCAGAGAAAAGTATGAATGTGAGCGGTTTTTTACACTTGAGGAAAAAACCACGGGACCAGAACTGCGAGAAACGTCATTAGCATGGCCACATAAAAGAGATTCTTAGACCATCTATTGTATTTAGGATGCTCAATTAAATGATAGTTAAACTTGAAGTCTGCACTTATCCCAATACTCATAACGGCCATTAAGATAGTTGTAGCACTGAGGAAGGCCACACCTGCAGCAAAGAGGATATCAATGTCTTCTCTCGTGTTCATAGAAAGCATAATTATAGGTAATCCTCGCATTAGGAGCAGAATTACAAAAGATGTAAGCATGGTCCCTTGAGCGTATTTCTGCCATTGTCCATTTTTAAAAGCAATAGACAAAATCATAACGAGTGTCCCGACTACAAAGAGAAGGGTGAAAATATCAATTGCCCAACCGTATAATGGCGTACCTAATCCGCTCATATCAGTATATATATTATCCATAAGGGAATCAGACGTTTCAGAAGTCTCGATTGACTTCCCGCTCGGTGGTGACGGTAATTTGGACATTGCACTTACGCTAGAAAGCGGCTGTCCTAAAAAGGTTAGCAGCAGCAATGCTAAGAACCCATATATTCTTTTCATTTTTCTAACCTCTTGATAGTGTGCTTAATCGTCACATCTTTGTTATCCCATAGCAACTCTCCGGAGAAACAAGGAATCTTTTGATTAAAGCTGTAAGATTCTTTAGCTTTCATAAACAGCAATGAACCGAACGATAACCAATCTAAGCGTGCTTTAGGGTGAATAATCGATGGATCTTCTAAAACGATATTGAAATCTTCCTCAGATAACTCTAATGCACAATGCAATGCTTTTAGTTCGAACTTGTGCCCTGTCGCCTCTAAATACGTTACGTTTTCGAGGAAAGGTAAGAAGTTTCTTAGTGGTCGACGAAGTGCTTCTTCAGCGTTTCGAGATCCTGGTATGTCCATATGCATCGCCATTTGCATATTCTCGAAGTCAAACTCACCATGTTCATTGACTTGCAATGTCATGTCCACTTGGCATTGAGCAAAGTTGATGAAGCGTTTAAAGATTATATTGTATGTACGGATCAACTGCTCTTCGACATTACTGAAATAATTCTCAGAAGCTTTCATTGATTCCCGGCCAGTTGCATTTATAAATACATTTCTAGTTTTGGTTCTATATTGGAGAGTAATCTCCTTAAAAACTAATCCTTCTTCGCGCATACCTTGAATTAGTGTAGTTAATGTATCATTAGTCCATTCATCTTTTCGTAGTTTGTTTTCCATCATCCAATCCCTCCTGATATTCCTATAATTAATAGTAAAGTTAGTCTATTTGCATTACAATGGCATAAGCATATTTATCCAAAAATGAAACTTTTATATGAGATTATTTTAAGTTTTTCCACAAAACCACAAATATCTAATTTGTAGCTCTGTGCAAATACCTATAACATTAAAATTTTAAAGATATTATTTTGATAATTTTACAACACTAAGTTGGATATATAGCAAATATTTTCTAAACATTCACTAAACTATCTCGAACTAAATATAATAAACGGGATATAAAGAAGGTCTTTAGGCATAATAAGGAAATAACATACGGATTAAAGACCTACTTGGTGCAGGTCCTATCCGTATGAATTTAATTAAATTGCTTCGTAAAAATCTATGTGTTCATTTTCAAATTCTTCCTCGATTTCTAGAGCAAAATCGGTCGATTTTTGCTGAAGTACATCAACTTGTAAAACATATAGTTGATCACTTTCATCCTGCTCCACTAATAGCGTGAGAATGTCTCCTTTATTTGCTCTGTGCAGCTTGCGTAGGTTCAGCCATGCTCTGGATTCGCCGTCGCTAACATGAATGTAGCTTTGTTCGTAACCCACGACTTCCACGACCCATAGCTGCTCTCCAACAAATCCTTCACCGATCTTGTGGCTGGCTTTTGCAGACAATTGATTGCTCATGCTGACCGGCATCGGTTCTTCTTTCCAGTCTTCCATAGTTAGAAACTCAGACTCGGAAATGATTTCTTCTTTTGCCTCATTTTCCGCAACTTCTGATTCTGCAACTACCTGATCCCAAGATACATATTCCTCTGCTTCCATTTCATTTTCTTGATTTGAAGGAGCAGTTTCCAGGAAGGGAATCTCATCTTCTTCTTTCGAAGAGACAGACGTTGGTTCTGCCATTAAAGCTAAAGCATCAAAGAAGCTCTCATGCTCAGAAGTCAATTGAGATTCTTTGTAGACAGGAGTAAGTTCTTTCTCTGAAATAGCAGGAGCGGCCACCGGCGTTGAAGCCGCTGGCTGATTAAAGCCCCACCCTTTCTGAATATCTTCGTCTGTAAGCTCTTGCTTTGAAGCAATTTCAGCTCGTTCAAAAGTTTTTAACCATTTAGCATGTTCAGTTAGAACGGCCTCCAAAAGCAAGAGCATGCAACAACTTATCAGCAAAATCATGTGTAATATCATTTAATATTCCTCCCAAAATTGGTTTATCCGAAGAGATCGAATGCCCACTGGCCTTCTGCAACCTTCTTCTTCGCTCTCTTTGACTTCGTTTCGTGCTGCGTTATAACAATTGGGGCAGCAGGAACGACGTCTTTTTTCTGTTTTTCTTCTTTCTCTTTTTCAGCTGATTGAGCCGCTTTCATTGGTTTAGACAAGTGGAAAAGTATTGCGCCATCTCCAAAGAAAGCTCTGTCCAATCCAGTTCCCTCTTCTAAATCAACATTGAGCTGTCCATTTTGCAGAGAAAAGCCTGGAACCAAATTTTGTTCAATAAAGGCCATATACTCAGAAGCGTTCTGTAAAAGAGTAGCTTTCGTAGTTTCGCCTTCAATCTCGGCATTTACCCACTGTTTGAATTGCTCAATAGGTGCAGCCTTTTTCTTCTTACCGATACCTGCAAGTAGTTCTCGAGCCCGGTCTGAAGTCTGGTTGATCCATTCCTCTGCAGAACCTTTTAGTGCTGCTCCACCCTTCTTGACGGACTGAATGAGCATCGTTTGAAGGTCTCCTTCATCTCCGAGCATCGCGCTTAGGCCGTCGGAAGAAACGTCTCCATTAATAGCCGCCGTCGCGCGATTTTTTTTGGCAATCAGTTCGGCCATTGTCTCTTGATAGCATTCTTCGTAAGCAAGGTAGAACAAACGGCACTCTTGTTCTTGTCCAATTCGCCATGCCCGCTTCGCTGACTGGTTGATCGTAAAGAGCGACCAGCTAAATTGATAGTAAATAAGCGTTGGCGTACATAGTAAATCTAACCCGACTTTCACAAGCTCTTGTGAAACAATGCAAACGTCATATCCCTCTTTCTCAATCTTTTTCTTGAGATAGTCTGAACGGTTATTAGTTTTAGTCGATGAGGTATCTAAGACGAATACCTTCGCACCGATTTCTTCTAGTTTTTGCTGAAGGCGTGGACGTACGTCACGCTCTGCTACTGAAGAACCTGTGTCTTTGACATAAACAATCGATTTCCGTCCTTCTGCCATTTCTGATTGAATGATTTCTTGCAACTTCGCTTCTTTGGGCAATGTAATGGCCGGATCTAAGTGACGAGCTTCCCATATGAGCTCTCTTTCACCTTCGATATTCTTAGCCACTGCATCCGGAAAATTAAATGGATTATCGGGATAGGCAATGCCATAGTCCGTCATTCGCATGTACAGCTGGTTCCCGTTATCCCAAGAATCTATAGCGTTCTCGAAGCTCCAAATCATTTCATCATAATGTGATTTCATTTCCTCTGTCATGGGCACAAAAATCGTCGGCGTATCTACTAAATCAACTGGATCCGGCCATACATCTTTTAAGCGGACATTAATCACGTTTTGAATGAGAAATTGTCCATAAATGAAAGGCGAAATACCAGGAACCACTTTCTTAGTTGAGCGCCGATCACCGCCCCGTGAATTTGTATTGCTGTACTCACTTGATTCACCTTTTGAAGCATAGGTTGTCTCTTCGATGTTGCCGTACTCTTCATTGAATTTAGTGACTTCTTCATAAGAGAATCCACTAGAAGCCATGTCATTTGGGAACATGCGCCACAGCAAGAAATACACATCTTCTGCTTTCCCTCCGAATAAAGTTCCAGTACCGGCAACAATCTTTTTGGATGCTTGTGCCAGGGATCCTAAAGCATTCCCTTGTGCAGTCATTCCACCTTTAAGCTCGTGCACCTCATCTACTAATGAAATATCGAAGAAATTGTTCATCTTCCGTCGGATATATTCAATAGCAGCAATTCTTCTTGGCATTCCAGTCGCGGCTCCAGGCTTCTTCTGATTTGCTTGAAGGTGGTTGATATAATTCGGATTGTTTTGATGAACCGCATGTAGAATTTTCTTCTCATGTGTTGTCCAGTCCTTAAATCCGTCATATCGGTTTACCACTTTCTTGGACCAAAGCGAATCACCGCAATGGTAGCAAAACGCATTTGCTGGTGAAGCCCCGTTGTTTAAGCGTCTAGAAGTGCCGAAATCGCTACTTTCCATGTTATGTGTAATCTGAGTCACTTCTTCAAAGCCATCTTCATTAATGTGCGTTTGCTCATCTTCAACGACTTGGTGCGGAAGCCCACAAGAATGACAGAAAAATCCGGACTCAGCATTAGCGCCCTCTTCCATCAGTTTCGCTTTCTTGCGGTACGTGACAGCGGGTACAGTTCTAGCGTCACCACGCATCGTTGTGAAGGAGATAATGAAGAAGGTTGGCTTCGTCGGTTTCTTTCTTCCTTTTCTCATCCAGTCACGGTGATAGCTGATTAGGTCAGCACTTTTTTCTATAACGTGAACTTCAGCATCCGGAAGGATTTCTTTAATCTCAAGTGGCCACT
It encodes the following:
- a CDS encoding helicase-related protein; amino-acid sequence: MKNTYRLESDENPKLLEIYVNQAWHQVFCYALAFEKVEGYGREDKILFTIVSGSDSALQSLKAAIDIGTRSGIRFGYGEKTSIGFEFKGEKALASEKGKYTKFPMTLSQNRKALAIVHESVLNNSEYVLAFNSNPVSEVSQLLGGSTFGLHILPEWEQPVLNELMLQKHLVEHDVYYDDRLFENGLSLLSINLEEEAADRFIENMIKERRLQFPGSGTGEKVEEITDLTGYLMEYNEPMVQKLSDRFKPTHNPIHDPVLPSTLDYPRELFPVQGHSVSAVAKRLQKQKAVIIQGEMSTGKSSMMTAIADAYHSLKAKEGYFAALMCPPSLTKKWPLEIKEILPDAEVHVIEKSADLISYHRDWMRKGRKKPTKPTFFIISFTTMRGDARTVPAVTYRKKAKLMEEGANAESGFFCHSCGLPHQVVEDEQTHINEDGFEEVTQITHNMESSDFGTSRRLNNGASPANAFCYHCGDSLWSKKVVNRYDGFKDWTTHEKKILHAVHQNNPNYINHLQANQKKPGAATGMPRRIAAIEYIRRKMNNFFDISLVDEVHELKGGMTAQGNALGSLAQASKKIVAGTGTLFGGKAEDVYFLLWRMFPNDMASSGFSYEEVTKFNEEYGNIEETTYASKGESSEYSNTNSRGGDRRSTKKVVPGISPFIYGQFLIQNVINVRLKDVWPDPVDLVDTPTIFVPMTEEMKSHYDEMIWSFENAIDSWDNGNQLYMRMTDYGIAYPDNPFNFPDAVAKNIEGERELIWEARHLDPAITLPKEAKLQEIIQSEMAEGRKSIVYVKDTGSSVAERDVRPRLQQKLEEIGAKVFVLDTSSTKTNNRSDYLKKKIEKEGYDVCIVSQELVKVGLDLLCTPTLIYYQFSWSLFTINQSAKRAWRIGQEQECRLFYLAYEECYQETMAELIAKKNRATAAINGDVSSDGLSAMLGDEGDLQTMLIQSVKKGGAALKGSAEEWINQTSDRARELLAGIGKKKKAAPIEQFKQWVNAEIEGETTKATLLQNASEYMAFIEQNLVPGFSLQNGQLNVDLEEGTGLDRAFFGDGAILFHLSKPMKAAQSAEKEKEEKQKKDVVPAAPIVITQHETKSKRAKKKVAEGQWAFDLFG